From Caldicellulosiruptor hydrothermalis 108, a single genomic window includes:
- a CDS encoding PrsW family intramembrane metalloprotease: MTLYKLIILSIAPSLFIALYIYFRDKFEKEPLHLLLKTFVWGILISSIVVPIEYFLMAYGSISASSRLSFIAFEAFIVAGLTEEYFKRLVVLRVAFDTPHFNQPFDGIVYSVFSAVGFAAIENVGYVYQAFQASYDAAVSVLVLRGVMAVPAHAMFGIVMGYYLGFAKFAPESRSYWYFKASLIIPMLLHGFYDFVLMLNVYGALAIVGIYEIILFAYCLKLIKRSQEISRLYF; the protein is encoded by the coding sequence GTGACGCTTTATAAACTGATTATTTTGAGCATAGCTCCTTCTTTGTTCATAGCTCTTTATATCTATTTTAGGGACAAATTCGAAAAAGAACCTCTTCATCTTCTTTTGAAAACGTTTGTATGGGGGATACTTATTAGCTCTATTGTTGTGCCAATTGAATATTTTTTAATGGCATATGGGAGTATTTCTGCCTCAAGCAGACTCTCATTTATTGCATTTGAAGCATTTATTGTTGCAGGCCTTACAGAAGAGTATTTCAAAAGGCTTGTTGTGCTAAGAGTGGCTTTTGACACTCCTCATTTTAACCAGCCATTTGACGGAATAGTTTATAGTGTATTCTCTGCAGTTGGATTTGCTGCAATAGAGAATGTAGGGTATGTGTATCAAGCTTTTCAAGCCTCATATGATGCTGCAGTTTCAGTTCTTGTTCTAAGAGGTGTGATGGCAGTACCTGCACATGCTATGTTTGGAATTGTAATGGGATACTATTTGGGCTTTGCAAAGTTTGCACCTGAGAGCAGAAGTTATTGGTATTTCAAGGCTTCTTTAATTATCCCTATGCTTTTGCATGGATTTTATGATTTTGTGCTCATGTTAAATGTCTATGGAGCGCTTGCCATTGTTGGCATTTATGAGATTATATTGTTTGCTTATTGCCTAAAGTTAATTAAAAGAAGTCAAGAAATTTCAAGGTTATACTTTTAA
- a CDS encoding DNA-3-methyladenine glycosylase family protein, with the protein MNIKEYTDFLRISGVEINFDATFFSGQCFRWKKAECGYIGVVNRKIVLVYPQDNNTFDIYNCSPDEFKKFFYWYFDLDKDYDLILKELSEHDEILKKAVEKYRGMRLLNQEPFECMISFIISQNNNIKRIQILVERLCQAYGEKIEYRGFSSWTFPEIEDLKKISTEELKRLGLGYRAEYIKDAIAKLDEGKIDFESLESLSSDEARKILKTVKGIGDKVANCILLYSLQKYDVFPVDVWVKRALREYYGIENIKQLRQFIKSFGELAGYAQLFLFHYIRNSDK; encoded by the coding sequence TTGAACATAAAAGAGTATACTGATTTTCTTCGCATAAGTGGAGTAGAGATTAATTTTGACGCAACATTTTTTAGCGGGCAATGTTTTAGATGGAAAAAGGCAGAATGTGGATACATAGGAGTTGTAAATAGAAAAATAGTTTTAGTATATCCGCAGGATAACAATACTTTTGATATATACAACTGTTCACCTGACGAGTTTAAAAAATTTTTTTACTGGTATTTTGACTTGGACAAAGACTATGATTTGATTTTGAAAGAGCTTTCTGAGCATGATGAGATTTTGAAAAAAGCAGTTGAGAAGTACAGAGGGATGAGACTTTTAAATCAAGAACCTTTTGAATGTATGATTTCTTTTATTATATCTCAGAATAACAACATAAAAAGAATTCAAATTCTGGTGGAAAGACTTTGCCAGGCTTATGGGGAAAAAATAGAATACAGAGGATTTTCTTCTTGGACATTTCCAGAAATTGAGGATTTAAAAAAGATCTCAACAGAAGAATTAAAACGCTTAGGGTTAGGTTATAGAGCGGAGTATATCAAAGATGCAATTGCTAAATTAGATGAAGGTAAAATAGACTTTGAAAGTCTTGAGTCTTTGAGTTCTGATGAAGCAAGGAAGATTTTAAAAACGGTAAAAGGAATAGGAGACAAGGTTGCTAATTGTATATTGCTTTACTCATTGCAAAAGTATGATGTGTTCCCTGTGGATGTGTGGGTGAAGCGTGCCTTGAGAGAATATTATGGAATTGAAAATATAAAACAGCTGAGGCAGTTTATAAAGTCGTTTGGAGAACTTGCTGGGTATGCGCAGCTTTTTTTATTTCACTACATTAGAAATAGCGATAAATAA